The following coding sequences lie in one Primulina huaijiensis isolate GDHJ02 chromosome 2, ASM1229523v2, whole genome shotgun sequence genomic window:
- the LOC140971442 gene encoding uncharacterized protein isoform X1, with the protein MSASSKFELSSASPDRPLYASGHRGSYGAATLDRSGGFRENMENPLLSSLPNMTRSTSSVTQGDVLNFFQCVRFDPKSMVVEHKLNRPAEFKRFASAAVGFPLEDSLTAPTKSKLSTPAPEDLRRLKSGVRESGTKARERVKILNDCLSVINKCFPTIPSRKRSRLDTLSNDRSNTLLSIDRTTGMGISKIGSQNHVSTSGFELEQQKADERSKNAFPNKRTRTSMVDVRTEIRASTPSKPPGTMDKDRDVVRLSNSSVVQGDERSLSISVDGWEKAKMKKKRTGIKPDVTLSSMTTKPVDGYRETKQGMQPRLPTEARSRLNDSHGSRPGVANGGLGVGKAEATSQTSSGIRSSISRTDSDNSSLLHERRERPSGQEKERVNLKAVNKASSREDLSSGSPTSNSKLNANIRAPRSGSVGGVSKLSQVAQRSTSSDDWELSNCTSKLPSVFGDNNRKRTPSARSTSPPVTNWVQRPQKISRTARRTNLSPIVPGNDENPALDTAEVVVNERRLPAHSPQHVKIKGDSFSPAALSETEESGAPEIKSRDKNKKCDEIDEKNGQNVQKMSTLLLPPRKSKGACEDDRGDGVRRQGRTGRGVTSSKPLLPLTAERLGGVGTTKQIRSSRLGVDKTESRAGRPPTRKLSDRKAYTRQKHMAMSMTADFLAVGSDNGHEELLAAANAVTNRGQSLSSLFWREMEPLFRFISDADISYLKEQVTLGSAVDNPAAAPFAADSSTSIPNGCKLDEYKEIETINVEVSPERLGSRAKTHNGISLFQRLIAALIPEEGNQELSCSMEDLKHDVDESRNKMEDDMVSDIFFPKICRSSGLSGYPSSNGNVVNANGNSIYELNHTMPENNIVSMPNTVFIPNHDHAQNGLVSDQVLPGTTCSEYQYYSIPVDEQLLAEVHSIGIYPDLVNGDEDINEDIGEMDHKYQEQVSKKKRLLGKLLSSASEAKELQEKEFEGHALESLVAMAYTKYRNCRGSNVHGMKSATGKMAKQAAVAFVKHTLERCQEFEATGKSCFDEPLYRDIFLAGVSRLTDEQPRNLNTDNEFGEPYLRTSGGSLEVRASAHLGAQQSPSNNQEMYYSDLFPSSNLGSEPNSGQEDSWSNRVKRRELLLDEVGVSTSPGAPSCLRGSLVCSAKGKRTERDREGKGNSREVLSRSGTAKIGRPASATVKGERKSKAKPKQKNVNLSASINGPLGKMAEQTKGMLSSTLKSNDISGRDVTQILEEPIDLSGLQLPDMDPRDFGGQGEDIGSWLDIEDDGLQDHDYMGGLEIPMDDLANLNMMI; encoded by the exons ATGTCAGCTTCAAGCAAGTTTGAACTTTCTTCTGCTAGCCCAGATAGGCCACTATATGCATCTGGGCATCGTGGATCTTATGGTGCTGCTACATTGGACAGATCCGGTGGTTTTCGCGAGAACATGGAGAACCCGCTTTTATCTAGCCTACCAAATATGACAAGAAGCACTTCATCTGTAACTCAAGGGGACGTGCTTAATTTTTTCCAATGTGTGCGTTTTGATCCGAAATCTATGGTGGTTGAGCATAAGCTGAATCGACCTGCGGAATTTAAGCGGTTTGCAAGTGCTGCTGTTGGATTTCCTTTGGAAGATTCTCTTACAGCACCTACAAAAAGCAAACTGTCTACTCCTGCCCCAGAGGATCTCAGACGACTCAAATCTGGTGTGCGGGAGAGTGGGACTAAAGCTAG GGAACGAGTGAAGATATTGAACGACTGTTTGTCGGTAATCAATAAGTGTTTCCCCACCATTCCATCCAGAAAGAGATCCCGGCTGGATACCCTGTCTAACGACCGATCAAACACATTGTTGTCAATTGATCGTACCACAGGAATGGGCATTAGTAAAATTGGATCTCAAAATCATGTGAGTACAAGTGGTTTTGAATTGGAGCAGCAAAAAGCTGATGAAAGATCCAAAAATGCCTTTCCAAACAAGCGTACTCGAACTTCCATGGTTGATGTCAGG ACGGAAATACGCGCCAGTACCCCGTCAAAGCCACCTGGAACTATGGACAAGGACAGGGATGTTGTAAGACTCTCCAACAGCAGTGTAGTTCAGGGTGATGAGCGTTCTTTATCAATTAGTGTTGATGGTTGGGAGAAggcaaaaatgaagaaaaagcgTACTGGAATAAAGCCAGACGTTACTCTCAGTTCCATGACAACAAAACCTGTTGATGGTTATCGGGAAACCAAACAAGGAATGCAGCCAAGGCTTCCTACTGAAGCTCGTTCAAGGTTGAATGATTCTCATGGCTCTAG ACCTGGAGTTGCTAATGGAGGTTTGGGAGTAGGAAAAGCTGAAGCCACCTCCCAGACCAGCTCAGGCATTCGTTCTTCTATTTCCAGAACTGATTCAGACAATAGTTCCCTTCTCCATGAGAGGAGAGAACGTCCAAGTGGTCAAGAGAAAGAAAGGGTGAATCTGAAAGCTGTAAACAA GGCAAGTTCCCGAGAAGATTTAAGTTCAGGCAGCCCTACCTCAAACTCAAAGTTGAATGCTAACATACGTGCCCCAcggtctggttcagttggtggGGTTTCCAAGTTGTCTCAAGTGGCACAACGTTCCACGTCTTCTGATGATTGGGAATTATCTAATTGCACAAGTAAACTTCCTAGTGTCTTTGGGGATAATAATCGCAAGCGTACACCTTCTGCGCGATCTACATCTCCTCCAGTTACCAATTGGGTTCAGAGGCCACAGAAGATTTCGCGAACTGCAAGAAGAACTAATTTATCACCCATTGTTCCTGGAAATGACGAGAACCCTGCTTTGGACACGGCTGAAGTGGTGGTAAATGAAAGGCGTTTGCCTGCTCATTCTCCTCAGCATGTTAAAATAAAAGGTGACAGTTTCTCTCCAGCTGCATTATCTGAAACTGAGGAATCAGGTGCTCCTGAAATTAAGTCAAGAGACAAGAATAAGAAATGTGATGagatagatgagaaaaatggTCAGAATGTCCAGAAAATGTCAACCCTACTCTTACCGCCAAGAAAAAGTAAGGGCGCCTGTGAGGATGATCGTGGGGATGGTGTCAGAAGGCAAGGCAGAACAGGTCGGGGAGTGACTTCATCAAAACCCCTTTTGCCTTTAACAGCTGAGAGGCTTGGTGGTGTGGGAACAACAAAACAAATTAGAAGTTCCAGACTTGGTGTTGACAAGACTGAAAG CAGAGCTGGTCGGCCACCTACAAGAAAGCTTTCTGACAGGAAAGCATATACACGTCAAAAGCATATGGCTATGAGTATGACAGCAGATTTCCTGG CAGTTGGTTCTGATAATGGACATGAAGAGCTCTTGGCTGCTGCAAATGCTGTTACGAACAGAG GCCAATCCCTTTCTAGCCTGTTCTGGAGGGAGATGGAGCCTTTGTTTCGTTTTATATCTGATGCGGACATCTCCTATTTGAAAGAACAG GTGACTCTTGGTTCAGCTGTAGATAATCCAGCAGCAGCACCCTTTGCTGCAGATAGTTCGACTTCAATACCTAATGGCTGCAAGCTAGATGAGTATAAGGAGATCGAAACAATAAATGTTGAGGTTAGCCCAGAACGTTTAGGTTCAAGAGCAAAGACACACAATGGTATCTCCCTGTTCCAGAGACTTATTGCCGCTTTGATTCCTGAAGAAGGAAATCAAGAGCTTAGCTGCAGTATGGAAGACCTCAAGCACGATGTCGATGAATCACGAAATAAGATGGAAGATGATATGGTATCagatattttcttcccaaagaTTTGTCGAAGTAGTGGCCTTTCTGGTTATCCTTCTTCTAATGGAAATGTTGTAAATGCTAACGGTAATTCAATTTATGAGCTGAACCACACTATGCCAGAAAACAATATTGTATCCATGCCGAACACCGTTTTTATTCCAAACCATGATCATGCGCAAAATGGTTTAGTTTCGGACCAGGTATTGCCTGGCACAACATGCTCCGAGTATCAATACTATAGCATTCCAGTGGATGAACAACTTCTTGCTGAGGTTCACAGTATTGGAATCTATCCAGATCTAGTG AATGGAGATGAAGACATAAACGAAGATATTGGTGAAATGGATCACAAGTACCAGGAACAG GTGTCCAAGAAGAAAAGACTACTTGGAAAACtactaagttctgcttctgagGCTAAAGAACTCCAGGAAAA ggaatttgaaGGACATGCTCTTGAGAGTCTCGTTGCAATGGCTTATACAAAGTACAGG AATTGCCGGGGTTCTAATGTTCATGGGATGAAGAGTGCTACTGGTAAAATGGCCAAACAAGCTGCCGTAGCTTTTGTTAAGCACACACTGGAACGGTGCCAGGAATTTGAGGCAACCGGAAAGAGTTGCTTTGATGAACCATTGTACAGGGACATTTTCCTTGCTGGAGTATCACGGCTCACTGATGAACAACCTCGAAATTTAAACACTGATAATGAATTCGGTGAACCTTATCTTAGGACATCTGGAGGCTCTTTGGAAGTTAGAGCTTCAG CTCATCTTGGTGCGCAGCAGAGTCCTTCAAACAATCAGGAAATGTATTATTCTGACTTGTTCCCCTCATCAAATTTGGGGTCCGAACCAAATTCTGGTCAAGAAGACAGTTGGTCAAATAGAGTGAAAAGGAGGGAACTACTACTTGACGAAGTTGGTGTTAGCACATCTCCAGGTGCCCCGTCATGCCTTAGAGGTTCGCTTGTATGCAGTGCAAAAGGAAAAAGGACTGAGAGGGACAGAGAAGGGAAGGGAAATAGCAGGGAGGTGTTGTCCAGAAGTGGAACTGCTAAAATTGGTCGCCCTGCATCAGCCACTGTCAAGGGTGAGAGGAAGTCCAAGGCAAAACCTAAGcagaaaaatgttaatttatcTGCTTCTATTAATGGTCCTCTAGGAAAGATGGCGGAACAGACAAAAGGAATGTTGTCATCGACACTTAAATCAAATGATATCAGTGGAAGAGATGTTACCCAGATATTGGAGGAGCCAATTGATTTATCTGGGCTGCAACTCCCTGACATGGATCCGCGTGATTTTGGAGGTCAAGGAGAAGATATAGGATCATGGTTGGACATAGAAGATGATGGATTACAAGATCATGATTATATGGGTGGCCTTGAAATACCAATGGATGACCTGGCGAACTTAAATATGATGATTTGA
- the LOC140971442 gene encoding uncharacterized protein isoform X3 codes for MSASSKFELSSASPDRPLYASGHRGSYGAATLDRSGGFRENMENPLLSSLPNMTRSTSSVTQGDVLNFFQCVRFDPKSMVVEHKLNRPAEFKRFASAAVGFPLEDSLTAPTKSKLSTPAPEDLRRLKSGVRESGTKARERVKILNDCLSVINKCFPTIPSRKRSRLDTLSNDRSNTLLSIDRTTGMGISKIGSQNHVSTSGFELEQQKADERSKNAFPNKRTRTSMVDVRTEIRASTPSKPPGTMDKDRDVVRLSNSSVVQGDERSLSISVDGWEKAKMKKKRTGIKPDVTLSSMTTKPVDGYRETKQGMQPRLPTEARSRLNDSHGSRPGVANGGLGVGKAEATSQTSSGIRSSISRTDSDNSSLLHERRERPSGQEKERVNLKAVNKASSREDLSSGSPTSNSKLNANIRAPRSGSVGGVSKLSQVAQRSTSSDDWELSNCTSKLPSVFGDNNRKRTPSARSTSPPVTNWVQRPQKISRTARRTNLSPIVPGNDENPALDTAEVVVNERRLPAHSPQHVKIKGDSFSPAALSETEESGAPEIKSRDKNKKCDEIDEKNGQNVQKMSTLLLPPRKSKGACEDDRGDGVRRQGRTGRGVTSSKPLLPLTAERLGGVGTTKQIRSSRLGVDKTESRAGRPPTRKLSDRKAYTRQKHMAMSMTADFLVGSDNGHEELLAAANAVTNRGQSLSSLFWREMEPLFRFISDADISYLKEQVTLGSAVDNPAAAPFAADSSTSIPNGCKLDEYKEIETINVEVSPERLGSRAKTHNGISLFQRLIAALIPEEGNQELSCSMEDLKHDVDESRNKMEDDMVSDIFFPKICRSSGLSGYPSSNGNVVNANGNSIYELNHTMPENNIVSMPNTVFIPNHDHAQNGLVSDQVLPGTTCSEYQYYSIPVDEQLLAEVHSIGIYPDLVNGDEDINEDIGEMDHKYQEQVSKKKRLLGKLLSSASEAKELQEKEFEGHALESLVAMAYTKYRNCRGSNVHGMKSATGKMAKQAAVAFVKHTLERCQEFEATGKSCFDEPLYRDIFLAGVSRLTDEQPRNLNTDNEFGEPYLRTSGGSLEVRASAHLGAQQSPSNNQEMYYSDLFPSSNLGSEPNSGQEDSWSNRVKRRELLLDEVGVSTSPGAPSCLRGSLVCSAKGKRTERDREGKGNSREVLSRSGTAKIGRPASATVKGERKSKAKPKQKNVNLSASINGPLGKMAEQTKGMLSSTLKSNDISGRDVTQILEEPIDLSGLQLPDMDPRDFGGQGEDIGSWLDIEDDGLQDHDYMGGLEIPMDDLANLNMMI; via the exons ATGTCAGCTTCAAGCAAGTTTGAACTTTCTTCTGCTAGCCCAGATAGGCCACTATATGCATCTGGGCATCGTGGATCTTATGGTGCTGCTACATTGGACAGATCCGGTGGTTTTCGCGAGAACATGGAGAACCCGCTTTTATCTAGCCTACCAAATATGACAAGAAGCACTTCATCTGTAACTCAAGGGGACGTGCTTAATTTTTTCCAATGTGTGCGTTTTGATCCGAAATCTATGGTGGTTGAGCATAAGCTGAATCGACCTGCGGAATTTAAGCGGTTTGCAAGTGCTGCTGTTGGATTTCCTTTGGAAGATTCTCTTACAGCACCTACAAAAAGCAAACTGTCTACTCCTGCCCCAGAGGATCTCAGACGACTCAAATCTGGTGTGCGGGAGAGTGGGACTAAAGCTAG GGAACGAGTGAAGATATTGAACGACTGTTTGTCGGTAATCAATAAGTGTTTCCCCACCATTCCATCCAGAAAGAGATCCCGGCTGGATACCCTGTCTAACGACCGATCAAACACATTGTTGTCAATTGATCGTACCACAGGAATGGGCATTAGTAAAATTGGATCTCAAAATCATGTGAGTACAAGTGGTTTTGAATTGGAGCAGCAAAAAGCTGATGAAAGATCCAAAAATGCCTTTCCAAACAAGCGTACTCGAACTTCCATGGTTGATGTCAGG ACGGAAATACGCGCCAGTACCCCGTCAAAGCCACCTGGAACTATGGACAAGGACAGGGATGTTGTAAGACTCTCCAACAGCAGTGTAGTTCAGGGTGATGAGCGTTCTTTATCAATTAGTGTTGATGGTTGGGAGAAggcaaaaatgaagaaaaagcgTACTGGAATAAAGCCAGACGTTACTCTCAGTTCCATGACAACAAAACCTGTTGATGGTTATCGGGAAACCAAACAAGGAATGCAGCCAAGGCTTCCTACTGAAGCTCGTTCAAGGTTGAATGATTCTCATGGCTCTAG ACCTGGAGTTGCTAATGGAGGTTTGGGAGTAGGAAAAGCTGAAGCCACCTCCCAGACCAGCTCAGGCATTCGTTCTTCTATTTCCAGAACTGATTCAGACAATAGTTCCCTTCTCCATGAGAGGAGAGAACGTCCAAGTGGTCAAGAGAAAGAAAGGGTGAATCTGAAAGCTGTAAACAA GGCAAGTTCCCGAGAAGATTTAAGTTCAGGCAGCCCTACCTCAAACTCAAAGTTGAATGCTAACATACGTGCCCCAcggtctggttcagttggtggGGTTTCCAAGTTGTCTCAAGTGGCACAACGTTCCACGTCTTCTGATGATTGGGAATTATCTAATTGCACAAGTAAACTTCCTAGTGTCTTTGGGGATAATAATCGCAAGCGTACACCTTCTGCGCGATCTACATCTCCTCCAGTTACCAATTGGGTTCAGAGGCCACAGAAGATTTCGCGAACTGCAAGAAGAACTAATTTATCACCCATTGTTCCTGGAAATGACGAGAACCCTGCTTTGGACACGGCTGAAGTGGTGGTAAATGAAAGGCGTTTGCCTGCTCATTCTCCTCAGCATGTTAAAATAAAAGGTGACAGTTTCTCTCCAGCTGCATTATCTGAAACTGAGGAATCAGGTGCTCCTGAAATTAAGTCAAGAGACAAGAATAAGAAATGTGATGagatagatgagaaaaatggTCAGAATGTCCAGAAAATGTCAACCCTACTCTTACCGCCAAGAAAAAGTAAGGGCGCCTGTGAGGATGATCGTGGGGATGGTGTCAGAAGGCAAGGCAGAACAGGTCGGGGAGTGACTTCATCAAAACCCCTTTTGCCTTTAACAGCTGAGAGGCTTGGTGGTGTGGGAACAACAAAACAAATTAGAAGTTCCAGACTTGGTGTTGACAAGACTGAAAG CAGAGCTGGTCGGCCACCTACAAGAAAGCTTTCTGACAGGAAAGCATATACACGTCAAAAGCATATGGCTATGAGTATGACAGCAGATTTCCTGG TTGGTTCTGATAATGGACATGAAGAGCTCTTGGCTGCTGCAAATGCTGTTACGAACAGAG GCCAATCCCTTTCTAGCCTGTTCTGGAGGGAGATGGAGCCTTTGTTTCGTTTTATATCTGATGCGGACATCTCCTATTTGAAAGAACAG GTGACTCTTGGTTCAGCTGTAGATAATCCAGCAGCAGCACCCTTTGCTGCAGATAGTTCGACTTCAATACCTAATGGCTGCAAGCTAGATGAGTATAAGGAGATCGAAACAATAAATGTTGAGGTTAGCCCAGAACGTTTAGGTTCAAGAGCAAAGACACACAATGGTATCTCCCTGTTCCAGAGACTTATTGCCGCTTTGATTCCTGAAGAAGGAAATCAAGAGCTTAGCTGCAGTATGGAAGACCTCAAGCACGATGTCGATGAATCACGAAATAAGATGGAAGATGATATGGTATCagatattttcttcccaaagaTTTGTCGAAGTAGTGGCCTTTCTGGTTATCCTTCTTCTAATGGAAATGTTGTAAATGCTAACGGTAATTCAATTTATGAGCTGAACCACACTATGCCAGAAAACAATATTGTATCCATGCCGAACACCGTTTTTATTCCAAACCATGATCATGCGCAAAATGGTTTAGTTTCGGACCAGGTATTGCCTGGCACAACATGCTCCGAGTATCAATACTATAGCATTCCAGTGGATGAACAACTTCTTGCTGAGGTTCACAGTATTGGAATCTATCCAGATCTAGTG AATGGAGATGAAGACATAAACGAAGATATTGGTGAAATGGATCACAAGTACCAGGAACAG GTGTCCAAGAAGAAAAGACTACTTGGAAAACtactaagttctgcttctgagGCTAAAGAACTCCAGGAAAA ggaatttgaaGGACATGCTCTTGAGAGTCTCGTTGCAATGGCTTATACAAAGTACAGG AATTGCCGGGGTTCTAATGTTCATGGGATGAAGAGTGCTACTGGTAAAATGGCCAAACAAGCTGCCGTAGCTTTTGTTAAGCACACACTGGAACGGTGCCAGGAATTTGAGGCAACCGGAAAGAGTTGCTTTGATGAACCATTGTACAGGGACATTTTCCTTGCTGGAGTATCACGGCTCACTGATGAACAACCTCGAAATTTAAACACTGATAATGAATTCGGTGAACCTTATCTTAGGACATCTGGAGGCTCTTTGGAAGTTAGAGCTTCAG CTCATCTTGGTGCGCAGCAGAGTCCTTCAAACAATCAGGAAATGTATTATTCTGACTTGTTCCCCTCATCAAATTTGGGGTCCGAACCAAATTCTGGTCAAGAAGACAGTTGGTCAAATAGAGTGAAAAGGAGGGAACTACTACTTGACGAAGTTGGTGTTAGCACATCTCCAGGTGCCCCGTCATGCCTTAGAGGTTCGCTTGTATGCAGTGCAAAAGGAAAAAGGACTGAGAGGGACAGAGAAGGGAAGGGAAATAGCAGGGAGGTGTTGTCCAGAAGTGGAACTGCTAAAATTGGTCGCCCTGCATCAGCCACTGTCAAGGGTGAGAGGAAGTCCAAGGCAAAACCTAAGcagaaaaatgttaatttatcTGCTTCTATTAATGGTCCTCTAGGAAAGATGGCGGAACAGACAAAAGGAATGTTGTCATCGACACTTAAATCAAATGATATCAGTGGAAGAGATGTTACCCAGATATTGGAGGAGCCAATTGATTTATCTGGGCTGCAACTCCCTGACATGGATCCGCGTGATTTTGGAGGTCAAGGAGAAGATATAGGATCATGGTTGGACATAGAAGATGATGGATTACAAGATCATGATTATATGGGTGGCCTTGAAATACCAATGGATGACCTGGCGAACTTAAATATGATGATTTGA